The Lysobacter gummosus sequence GAAGCGATCCGCCTGGACCCGCAGTGGAACCAGGGCGAGTACGACGACGCCCACTACCCCGAATCGGGCATGCGCATGGCGCGCAAGCTCGGCGTGATCACCTACCGCTCGGCGCTGGAGTGGGACGGCCGCTTCGGCCGCGTGCGCCTGGATTCCGATCGCGCCGACGAAGAACCCTTCGGCCTGGAATTCCAGGTAGAAAGCTACCTGGAAGGCCACGCCCGCCGCTTCGTGCGCCGCTTCGATCCCAATTGCTACCTGTACCTGAGCCGCTCGATGGACTGGTTCGACATCGGCGATTACTGCGGCGGCAGCGACGGCCTCGACAATGATGAACAGGTGCATCGCGGCCTGGCTTCGATCCGGGTCGAGAAGGCCCTGGCGATCGGTGTGCACACCGACATCCTGTTCCCGCTGCAGCAACAGCAGGAAATCGCCGACGGCCTGCGCGCCGGCGGCGCCGATTCGCGCTTCCTGCCGCTGGAATCGCCGCAGGGCCACGACGCGTTCCTGGTCGATATCGGCCGTTTCGGCCCGGCGGTGGCGGGATTTCTTTCCGAGCTGCGGACGGGCGTAGAATCTGTGGCATGAACGCCATCGACACCCTGCCCGATTTCGACTTCCCCGGCCACGACAAGCTGGTCGCCGCGATCGACGCCGCCGTCGCCGCCGGCGACGAGCACGCCGTTACCGCGGCCTTGCGCAACACCCTGTGCAAGATGATCCGCGACCGCGACGTCAACCTGCCCGACTGCGTGTTCGACCCGATCCAGGATCACTACGCGCGCCGCGAGCTCTACCGCAGCCCGCAACTGGGCTACAGCGTGGTCGCGATGACCTGGGGCCCGGGCCAGGGCACGCCGATGCACGATCACAGCGGCCTGTGGTGCGTGGAAGGCGTGTGGGACGGCGAGCTGGAAATCACCCAGTTCGAGCTGCTGGAACGCAACGGCGAGAACTTCCGCTTCCGCGCCGCCGGCGGCATGCATGCCGGCCCCGGCAGTGCCGGCAGCCTGATTCCGCCGCACGAGTACCACACCATCCGCAACGCCAGCGAGGACTCGGTGGCGGTGTCGCTGCACATCTACAAGGCGCCGATGGAGTGCTGCTCGATGTTCGTGCCCAACGACGGCGAGTGGTTCCGCCGCGTGGACAAGGCGCTGGAAACCGACGAAGCCGCCTGAGTCGCGCCCTCGCCCGACCGCGCCCGCCACCGGCCGGGCCCGCCGGGATTCAGCGCCGAGCGCTGACATCGGTCAGTACGCAAATCCGGCTGCGGGCCGGATACTCGGTTCAAGCCCGCGCATAGCTTTCGCCGCGGGCCGCAGGCGTCATATGTGGGTGCGCCGCGCTCGCACCTCGATCGCCTTCCGACATCCCCGCCTCCCACCGTCGCACTCGCAGTCCCCTCCCAGCCGCCGCCCGGAGTTCCGCCGATGCTGACCGATCTGT is a genomic window containing:
- the metX gene encoding homoserine O-acetyltransferase MetX codes for the protein MTEFIPPGTRHIDLPSPFPMKRGGALTGARVAYETWGELNARRDNAILIVTGLSPDAHAAANAGNPEPGWWEAMLGPGKPIDSEQWFVICVNSLGSCKGSTGPASIDAASGELYRLSFPELSVEDGADAAAHVVRALGIERLACVIGNSMGGMTALALLVRHPGLARNHINISGAARALPFSIAIRSLQREAIRLDPQWNQGEYDDAHYPESGMRMARKLGVITYRSALEWDGRFGRVRLDSDRADEEPFGLEFQVESYLEGHARRFVRRFDPNCYLYLSRSMDWFDIGDYCGGSDGLDNDEQVHRGLASIRVEKALAIGVHTDILFPLQQQQEIADGLRAGGADSRFLPLESPQGHDAFLVDIGRFGPAVAGFLSELRTGVESVA
- a CDS encoding cysteine dioxygenase family protein, which produces MNAIDTLPDFDFPGHDKLVAAIDAAVAAGDEHAVTAALRNTLCKMIRDRDVNLPDCVFDPIQDHYARRELYRSPQLGYSVVAMTWGPGQGTPMHDHSGLWCVEGVWDGELEITQFELLERNGENFRFRAAGGMHAGPGSAGSLIPPHEYHTIRNASEDSVAVSLHIYKAPMECCSMFVPNDGEWFRRVDKALETDEAA